A single genomic interval of Aminivibrio sp. harbors:
- the glyA gene encoding serine hydroxymethyltransferase: MNLISFIDPELAEAIEGEKARQNLTIELIASENFVPEVILEAQGSVLTNKYAEGYPGKRYHGGCRFIDVVESLAIERAKALFGAEHANVQPHSGVNANLAVFMAMLEPGDVILGMDLRHGGHLSHGTAVNISGKFFRAFSYGVDRETGRIDYDEAERLALEHRPKMIIAGGSAYPRTIDFARFAEIAGKVGAYFLVDMAHIAGLVAAGVHPSPVPHAHFVTFTTTKTMRGARGGNILCRKEFASRIDKAVFPGIQGGPIPQIMAGKALTFRLAMTEDFRNYGRRIVENAARFASVLTSRGFRLVSGGTDNHLMLVDLRGKGLTGREAEDLLHAAGITVNMNLIPFDPEKPTVTSGIRIGLAGVTSRGFTAGDAEETARIAADLLEKKPAEGPSYRERVLRLCLDHPLYMTREELAASPFLSRDLL; the protein is encoded by the coding sequence ATGAATCTCATATCGTTCATCGATCCCGAACTCGCCGAGGCGATTGAAGGGGAAAAGGCTCGGCAGAATCTCACCATCGAGCTCATCGCGTCGGAAAACTTCGTCCCTGAGGTGATCCTGGAAGCCCAGGGATCGGTGCTCACAAACAAGTACGCCGAAGGCTACCCCGGAAAGCGGTACCACGGCGGCTGCCGGTTTATCGACGTGGTGGAAAGCCTCGCCATCGAGCGGGCCAAAGCTCTCTTCGGGGCGGAGCACGCCAACGTCCAGCCCCATTCCGGGGTGAACGCGAACCTTGCCGTGTTCATGGCCATGCTCGAACCGGGAGACGTCATCCTCGGCATGGACCTCCGGCACGGGGGACACCTGTCCCACGGAACGGCGGTGAACATCTCCGGAAAGTTCTTCCGGGCCTTCAGCTACGGCGTGGACAGGGAAACGGGCCGGATCGACTACGACGAAGCCGAGCGGCTCGCCCTGGAACACCGACCGAAGATGATCATCGCCGGGGGGAGCGCCTATCCCCGGACCATCGACTTCGCCCGGTTCGCGGAAATCGCCGGAAAGGTGGGGGCCTATTTCCTGGTGGACATGGCCCACATCGCCGGCCTGGTGGCTGCGGGAGTCCATCCAAGCCCGGTACCCCACGCCCATTTCGTCACCTTCACCACCACCAAGACCATGCGGGGCGCCCGGGGGGGCAACATCCTCTGCCGGAAGGAATTCGCCTCCAGAATCGACAAGGCCGTCTTCCCCGGCATCCAGGGAGGCCCCATCCCCCAGATCATGGCAGGGAAGGCCCTGACCTTCAGACTCGCCATGACGGAAGACTTTCGGAACTACGGCCGACGGATCGTGGAGAACGCCGCCCGGTTCGCTTCGGTCCTGACGTCCCGGGGCTTCCGCCTCGTCTCCGGAGGCACGGATAACCACCTGATGCTTGTGGACCTCCGCGGCAAGGGCCTCACCGGCAGGGAAGCGGAAGATCTTCTCCATGCCGCCGGAATCACGGTGAACATGAACCTTATCCCCTTCGACCCGGAAAAGCCCACGGTAACCAGCGGCATCCGCATCGGCCTCGCGGGCGTCACCAGCCGGGGTTTCACCGCCGGCGACGCCGAGGAAACGGCCCGTATCGCCGCCGACCTGCTGGAAAAGAAGCCCGCCGAAGGTCCCTCCTACAGGGAAAGGGTTCTCCGCCTCTGTCTTGACCACCCGCTGTACATGACCCGGGAGGAACTGGCGGCGTCACCCTTCCTCTCCAGGGACCTCCTGTAA
- a CDS encoding malic enzyme-like NAD(P)-binding protein, which produces MRSEEVYAKSLDLHRATKGKVAIESKMPVNSMADLALAYTPGVAEPCREIVRNRDSIFEVTSKANMVAVITDGTAVLGLGDIGPDAALPVMEGKSILFKRFADIDAFPICINSKDTDEIVRTVSLILSSFGGVNLEDIAAPRCFEIEKRLQEIADIPIFHDDQHGTAVIVLSGLLNALKVVGKKIGDVKIVMAGAGAAGTAICKFLMSAGATNVILCDRGGPIYKGRTEHMNWAKEELAELTNPNGEKGSVADVMKGADVFLGLSGPGIIDQDMVKTMAPKAVIFAMANPTPEIYPDEALAAGAAVVATGRSDFPNQINNCLGFPGIFRGALDVRASVINEEMKLAAAYALAGLVSEDELRPDRIITEVMDERVVPAIASAVAEAAGKTGVARIRFRP; this is translated from the coding sequence ATGAGAAGCGAGGAAGTATACGCGAAGTCCCTGGATCTGCACAGGGCGACAAAAGGCAAGGTGGCCATCGAAAGCAAGATGCCCGTCAACTCCATGGCCGACCTGGCCCTGGCCTACACCCCAGGCGTGGCCGAACCCTGCAGGGAGATCGTACGGAACAGGGATTCCATCTTCGAGGTGACGTCAAAGGCAAACATGGTGGCGGTGATCACCGACGGAACGGCAGTGCTCGGCCTGGGCGACATCGGCCCCGACGCGGCCCTTCCCGTCATGGAGGGCAAGTCCATTCTCTTCAAGCGCTTCGCGGACATCGACGCATTCCCCATCTGCATAAATTCCAAGGATACGGACGAGATCGTCAGGACCGTTTCCCTCATCCTTTCCTCCTTCGGGGGCGTGAACCTCGAGGATATCGCAGCTCCCAGGTGCTTCGAAATTGAAAAGAGGCTCCAGGAAATCGCCGACATTCCCATCTTCCACGACGACCAGCACGGAACGGCTGTCATCGTTCTCTCCGGGCTGCTGAACGCCCTGAAAGTGGTGGGCAAGAAGATAGGCGACGTAAAAATCGTCATGGCGGGAGCCGGCGCCGCCGGCACGGCCATCTGCAAGTTCCTCATGTCCGCCGGTGCGACAAACGTCATCCTCTGCGACCGGGGCGGCCCCATCTACAAAGGGCGCACGGAGCACATGAACTGGGCCAAGGAAGAGCTCGCGGAGCTCACGAACCCCAACGGGGAAAAAGGTTCCGTGGCCGACGTGATGAAGGGGGCCGACGTCTTCCTCGGCCTCTCGGGCCCCGGCATCATAGACCAGGATATGGTGAAGACCATGGCCCCGAAGGCCGTCATTTTCGCCATGGCCAACCCCACCCCCGAGATCTACCCCGACGAGGCCCTGGCTGCGGGAGCCGCGGTGGTGGCCACGGGGAGAAGCGACTTCCCCAACCAGATCAACAACTGCCTCGGCTTCCCCGGCATCTTCAGGGGAGCCCTGGACGTGCGGGCCTCGGTCATCAACGAGGAGATGAAGCTCGCCGCCGCCTACGCCCTCGCCGGGCTGGTGTCGGAGGACGAACTGCGGCCCGACAGGATCATCACCGAAGTCATGGATGAAAGGGTCGTCCCCGCCATCGCCTCGGCGGTCGCGGAAGCTGCCGGGAAGACGGGGGTGGCAAGGATCCGATTCAGGCCTTAA
- a CDS encoding DctP family TRAP transporter solute-binding subunit — MKRFSVVFLAVLLVAAASAAFAAEYTLKLGHIADPQNPYAQGAVKFAELVKEKTGGAVEVQVFPSSQLGNQRDLIEGLTFGTVDMTLTSTAVLGNFLPQAAVFDLPFIFRDIPHAYKALDSVGMEICKPLEKRGIKVLSMWENGVRHMTNNRNPIRKPEDMKGLKIRVMEQPIYIEMMKILGASPTPMAFGELFTALQQGVVDGQENPAAHIYTSRFFEVQKYISLTAHTYSAEPLLVAMSIWTKLPETHRKAIQEAADEARDWQRDLCRQLENEYWTKIRESGKSEINDDVDKAAFMEATKPVWAMFEEKLGKQNIEAIVNVK, encoded by the coding sequence ATGAAACGTTTTTCGGTTGTGTTTCTCGCAGTACTGCTCGTAGCAGCGGCATCGGCCGCCTTCGCCGCGGAGTACACCCTCAAGCTTGGGCACATCGCCGACCCCCAGAACCCCTACGCCCAGGGTGCGGTAAAGTTCGCCGAACTGGTGAAGGAGAAGACCGGCGGCGCGGTTGAAGTTCAGGTCTTCCCCAGCAGCCAGCTCGGAAACCAGAGGGACCTCATCGAGGGACTCACCTTCGGAACGGTGGACATGACGCTCACCAGCACCGCGGTCCTCGGGAATTTCCTCCCCCAAGCCGCCGTGTTCGACCTCCCCTTCATCTTCCGTGACATCCCCCACGCCTACAAGGCTCTCGACTCCGTGGGAATGGAAATCTGCAAGCCTCTCGAAAAGCGCGGGATCAAGGTTCTCTCCATGTGGGAAAACGGCGTCCGTCACATGACCAACAACAGGAATCCCATCCGGAAGCCGGAGGACATGAAGGGGCTGAAGATCCGGGTCATGGAGCAGCCCATCTACATCGAAATGATGAAGATCCTCGGCGCCAGCCCCACCCCCATGGCCTTCGGCGAACTGTTCACCGCCTTGCAGCAGGGCGTGGTGGACGGCCAGGAGAACCCGGCAGCCCACATTTACACATCCCGGTTCTTCGAGGTACAGAAGTACATCTCCCTCACCGCCCACACCTACTCCGCAGAGCCCCTCCTCGTGGCCATGAGCATCTGGACGAAGCTGCCCGAAACGCACCGGAAGGCTATCCAGGAAGCGGCCGACGAAGCCCGGGACTGGCAGCGAGACCTGTGCAGGCAGCTCGAGAACGAATATTGGACCAAAATCAGGGAAAGCGGCAAGAGCGAGATCAACGACGACGTGGACAAGGCGGCCTTCATGGAAGCCACGAAGCCCGTGTGGGCCATGTTCGAGGAAAAGCTCGGCAAGCAGAACATCGAGGCAATAGTCAACGTGAAGTGA
- a CDS encoding TRAP transporter small permease produces MKKILALMEKTFAFLTMAGIGLMLIIIFLQVISRYFFGYTASYSEELSRYLFVWVTFLSLPVVSRQGGHMAVGLLTERFTGEKLRRLKITGCLCSMAFLAIMVRQGIRMVQIAVWQTSPAMEIPMSYMYISIPLGCGAMLLIVIEELLDLVLRRETA; encoded by the coding sequence ATGAAGAAAATCCTCGCCCTTATGGAAAAAACCTTTGCCTTCCTGACCATGGCAGGCATCGGCCTTATGCTGATCATCATATTCCTGCAGGTGATTTCCCGGTATTTCTTCGGCTACACAGCGAGCTATTCCGAGGAACTCTCCCGGTACCTCTTCGTCTGGGTGACCTTCCTCTCCCTGCCTGTGGTTTCCCGGCAGGGAGGGCATATGGCGGTGGGGCTGCTCACGGAACGGTTCACCGGCGAAAAACTCCGCCGGCTCAAAATTACGGGTTGCCTCTGCAGCATGGCCTTCCTGGCCATAATGGTCCGGCAGGGAATCCGCATGGTACAGATCGCGGTCTGGCAAACGTCGCCGGCCATGGAAATCCCCATGTCCTACATGTACATCTCCATTCCCCTAGGCTGCGGGGCCATGCTGCTCATTGTCATCGAAGAGCTTCTCGATCTCGTCCTGAGGAGGGAAACGGCATGA